A DNA window from Stutzerimonas stutzeri contains the following coding sequences:
- a CDS encoding uracil-xanthine permease family protein, with translation MSHTDEPLGRQVLAGAQMLFVAFGALVLMPLITGMDPNVALFTAGLGTLLFQVITRRQVPVFLASSFAFIAPIIAAKGEFGLPAVMGGVVAAGLVYMLLGFAVRLKGPGFIDRLLPPVVIAPVIISIGLALSPVAVNMAMGKAGDGSAQLIPYQTAMLISMPALITTLLVAVLGKGLFRLVPILAGVAVGYGLSFAFGVVDTSGIAAAPWLAVPNFVTPEFNIGAILFMVPVALAPAIEHIGGVVAIGSVTGNNYVKKPGLHRTLLGDGVATSAAGLFGGPPNTTYAEVTGAVMLTKNYNPKIMTWAAMFAITLAFIGKFGAGLLSIPVPVMGGILCLLFGSIAVVGLSTLIRHQVDLSEARNLIIVSVTLVFGIGGMAIGYGEFTLSGISLCAIVALLLNLLLPGGEGWRNKQLKEEP, from the coding sequence ATGTCGCATACCGACGAGCCGCTTGGCCGGCAGGTGCTGGCTGGCGCGCAGATGCTATTCGTCGCCTTCGGCGCGCTGGTGCTGATGCCGCTGATCACCGGCATGGACCCCAACGTGGCGCTGTTCACCGCCGGCCTCGGAACCTTGCTGTTCCAGGTGATCACACGCCGCCAGGTGCCGGTTTTCCTGGCATCCAGTTTCGCGTTCATTGCCCCGATCATCGCCGCGAAGGGTGAGTTTGGCCTCCCGGCGGTCATGGGCGGCGTGGTTGCTGCCGGGCTGGTCTACATGCTGCTCGGCTTTGCCGTGCGCCTGAAGGGGCCGGGCTTCATCGACCGCCTGCTGCCGCCGGTGGTCATCGCCCCAGTGATCATCTCGATCGGCCTAGCGCTGTCGCCTGTAGCGGTAAACATGGCGATGGGCAAGGCTGGTGACGGCAGCGCACAGCTGATTCCATACCAGACGGCGATGCTTATTTCGATGCCAGCCCTGATCACCACCTTGCTGGTGGCAGTGCTGGGCAAGGGGCTTTTCCGGCTAGTGCCAATTCTCGCTGGGGTCGCGGTCGGCTACGGGCTTTCATTCGCGTTCGGCGTAGTCGATACCAGTGGTATTGCCGCTGCGCCCTGGCTGGCCGTGCCCAATTTCGTTACGCCCGAATTCAACATAGGCGCGATCCTGTTCATGGTTCCAGTCGCGCTGGCACCAGCCATCGAGCATATCGGCGGCGTAGTGGCCATCGGCAGCGTGACGGGTAACAACTACGTCAAAAAGCCCGGTTTGCACCGCACGCTGCTGGGCGACGGCGTAGCCACATCCGCGGCAGGACTGTTCGGCGGCCCACCCAACACCACCTATGCGGAGGTGACCGGCGCTGTGATGCTGACTAAGAACTACAATCCGAAAATCATGACTTGGGCAGCGATGTTTGCAATCACACTGGCTTTCATCGGCAAGTTTGGTGCTGGTCTTCTCAGCATCCCGGTCCCAGTGATGGGCGGCATCCTCTGCCTGCTGTTCGGCTCGATTGCGGTGGTTGGCCTGAGCACACTTATTCGCCATCAGGTGGACCTCTCCGAAGCCCGTAACCTGATCATCGTGTCGGTGACGTTGGTGTTCGGCATCGGCGGCATGGCCATCGGCTACGGTGAATTCACTCTCTCCGGCATTTCGCTGTGCGCGATCGTAGCGCTACTGCTCAACCTCCTGCTTCCGGGCGGCGAAGGCTGGCGCAACAAGCAGCTGAAAGAAGAACCATGA
- the upp gene encoding uracil phosphoribosyltransferase has translation MPIREIRHPLIRHKLGLMRRADISTKNFRELAQEVGSILTYEATSDLPLEHYNIDGWCGPVQVEKISGKKITVVPILRAGIGMLDGVLSLIPGAKVSAVGIARNEETLKAQTYLEKLVPEIEQRLAIIIDPMLATGGSMVATIDMLKKAGCKEIRALVLVAAPEGIAAVEHAHPDVLIFTASIDERLDEHGYIVPGLGDAGDKIFGTKQKDI, from the coding sequence ATGCCCATTCGAGAGATCCGCCACCCGCTGATCCGCCACAAGCTCGGCCTTATGCGCCGCGCCGATATCAGCACCAAGAACTTCCGTGAACTGGCTCAGGAAGTGGGTTCGATCCTCACCTATGAAGCGACCTCGGATCTGCCGCTGGAACACTACAACATCGATGGTTGGTGCGGCCCGGTGCAGGTAGAGAAGATTTCCGGCAAAAAGATCACAGTCGTACCCATTCTGCGTGCCGGCATCGGCATGCTCGACGGCGTGCTCAGCCTGATCCCAGGCGCCAAGGTCAGCGCAGTGGGCATCGCGCGCAACGAGGAAACGCTAAAGGCGCAGACCTACCTGGAAAAGCTGGTTCCGGAAATCGAACAACGCCTGGCAATCATCATCGACCCGATGCTAGCCACCGGCGGTTCGATGGTCGCCACTATCGATATGCTGAAAAAAGCCGGTTGCAAGGAGATTCGCGCGCTGGTGCTAGTCGCCGCCCCGGAAGGCATCGCCGCCGTGGAACACGCGCACCCCGACGTGCTGATTTTCACCGCATCCATCGATGAGCGTCTCGACGAGCACGGCTACATCGTCCCGGGCTTAGGCGATGCCGGCGACAAGATCTTCGGCACTAAGCAGAAGGACATCTGA
- a CDS encoding hypoxanthine-guanine phosphoribosyltransferase, with protein MSVDLAHIRQVMAEADCLYTEEQVEAAISKVAETINGELADRNPVVFCVMNGGLIFSGKLVPKLNFPLELSYLHATRYRNETSGGELFWKAKPEISFIDRDVLIIDDILDEGHTLGAIIDFCRHAGAADVHTAVLIDKEHERKARPDLKADYVGLSCIDRYIFGYGMDYKGYWRNAPGIYAVKGL; from the coding sequence ATGTCCGTCGATCTCGCACATATCCGCCAAGTCATGGCGGAGGCAGACTGCCTGTACACCGAAGAGCAAGTGGAAGCAGCGATCAGCAAGGTCGCGGAAACGATCAATGGCGAGCTGGCTGATCGGAACCCGGTTGTCTTCTGTGTGATGAACGGCGGCCTGATCTTCTCCGGCAAGCTGGTGCCGAAGCTGAATTTCCCGCTTGAACTGTCCTACCTGCATGCGACCCGTTACCGTAACGAAACCAGCGGTGGTGAGCTATTCTGGAAGGCCAAGCCGGAAATTTCATTTATTGATCGCGACGTGCTGATCATCGATGACATCTTGGATGAAGGCCATACGCTTGGTGCAATCATCGACTTCTGTCGGCATGCAGGTGCTGCGGATGTGCATACGGCGGTACTGATCGACAAGGAGCACGAGCGCAAGGCGCGCCCTGACCTGAAGGCTGATTACGTCGGGCTCAGTTGCATTGACCGCTACATTTTCGGTTACGGCATGGACTACAAGGGTTACTGGCGTAACGCGCCGGGGATCTATGCAGTGAAAGGGCTGTAA
- a CDS encoding DUF1302 domain-containing protein: MTKTTRQGIFQPKSLALAVALSIAAPAYAVNFNIGEIEGQFDSSMSIGASWSTTDRDMDLVGINNGGTGYTQTGDDGRLNFKKGETFSKIFKGVHDLELRYRDSGAFVRGKYWYDFELKDESRLFKDISDSNRKEAAQSSGAQILDAFVYHNYALGDLPGTVRVGRQVVSWGESTFIGNSINSINPLDAAAFRRPGAEIKEGLIPVNMFYISQSLSDRLSMEAFYQLEWDQTIADNCGTFFAVDVVQDGCDNNYHAGNYSPALAQLAGLAGFYGQGFDYTTEGIVLPRAGDRDARDSGQFGLALRWLGDATEYGAYFMNYHSRTPNLSTQSAGLATALALGDIMAGAGPFAADAARAVMLGNGSYYLEYPEDIQLYGLSFSTTLPSGTAWSGEISYRPNAPLQINTQDVTRALLNPIAPGTSPIDSSFGAENRGYNRKEITQIQTTFTHFFDQVLGAGRVTVVGEIGYAHVGGLESTSELRYGRDAIYGTPDDPLALADYGRHGFVTANSWGYRLRAVADYNNVFAGINFKPNVSFSHDVDGYGPNGLFNEGAKAVSVGLDAEYQNTYTASLSYTDFFGGDFNTLVDRDFLAFSVGVNF; the protein is encoded by the coding sequence ATGACAAAAACAACAAGGCAAGGAATCTTCCAGCCGAAGTCTCTAGCTCTCGCCGTCGCGCTGAGCATCGCTGCCCCGGCATACGCCGTGAACTTCAATATCGGTGAAATCGAAGGTCAGTTCGATTCTTCCATGTCCATCGGCGCCAGCTGGTCGACCACTGACCGGGATATGGATCTGGTAGGTATCAACAATGGGGGAACGGGCTACACCCAAACTGGGGATGATGGGCGCCTGAACTTCAAGAAGGGCGAAACCTTCTCGAAAATCTTCAAGGGCGTTCATGATCTTGAACTCCGCTATCGGGATAGCGGTGCCTTCGTTCGCGGCAAATATTGGTATGACTTTGAGCTGAAGGACGAGAGCCGGTTGTTCAAGGACATTAGTGACAGCAATCGTAAAGAAGCTGCCCAGTCTTCGGGTGCGCAGATTCTGGATGCGTTCGTTTATCACAACTACGCGCTAGGCGATTTGCCAGGCACTGTCCGCGTTGGCCGGCAGGTTGTCAGTTGGGGCGAAAGTACCTTCATCGGCAACAGCATCAACTCAATTAACCCGCTGGATGCGGCCGCATTTCGCCGCCCCGGAGCCGAGATCAAAGAGGGCTTGATTCCGGTCAACATGTTTTACATTTCGCAGAGCCTGAGTGATCGCCTGAGCATGGAGGCGTTCTATCAGCTGGAGTGGGACCAGACCATCGCCGATAACTGCGGCACGTTCTTCGCTGTAGATGTTGTTCAGGATGGTTGCGACAACAACTACCATGCTGGCAATTACTCCCCAGCGCTCGCGCAGTTGGCGGGCCTTGCTGGCTTCTACGGCCAAGGTTTTGACTATACGACTGAGGGTATCGTACTTCCCCGTGCCGGGGATCGTGATGCTCGGGACTCAGGCCAGTTCGGTTTGGCGCTGCGTTGGCTGGGTGACGCGACGGAGTATGGTGCGTATTTCATGAACTACCATAGCCGTACGCCAAACCTCAGTACTCAGAGCGCAGGCCTTGCTACAGCACTGGCACTTGGCGACATTATGGCGGGCGCTGGCCCATTTGCTGCAGACGCCGCGCGGGCTGTAATGCTAGGTAATGGTAGCTATTACCTTGAATATCCGGAAGATATTCAGCTGTATGGCCTTAGCTTTTCTACCACGTTGCCTTCAGGTACCGCTTGGTCTGGGGAAATCAGCTACCGCCCTAACGCGCCGTTGCAGATCAATACCCAGGACGTAACCAGAGCATTGCTTAATCCGATTGCGCCTGGGACGTCTCCGATTGACAGCAGCTTCGGCGCGGAGAATCGCGGATACAACCGCAAAGAGATCACCCAGATACAGACCACCTTTACCCATTTCTTCGATCAAGTACTGGGGGCTGGCCGTGTCACTGTTGTGGGTGAAATTGGCTATGCCCACGTAGGTGGTCTAGAGAGTACTAGTGAACTTCGTTACGGACGCGATGCTATTTATGGTACGCCAGATGATCCGCTGGCACTCGCCGACTACGGCCGCCACGGCTTCGTAACCGCCAACTCCTGGGGCTACCGCCTGCGCGCTGTTGCTGATTACAACAACGTCTTCGCTGGGATTAACTTCAAACCTAACGTGTCGTTCTCCCATGACGTTGATGGTTACGGTCCGAATGGTCTGTTCAACGAAGGTGCTAAGGCCGTTAGCGTTGGTCTGGACGCCGAATACCAGAACACCTACACCGCCAGCTTGTCTTACACCGATTTCTTCGGGGGGGACTTCAACACGCTGGTTGATCGCGACTTCCTCGCGTTCAGCGTGGGCGTGAACTTCTAA
- a CDS encoding DUF1329 domain-containing protein, translating into MKTTRKLFSVLAFSLLASSVMAAVSPEEAAKLGTSLTPLGAEKAGNADGSIPEWTGGLKTDAAPLKNGHLTNPFKDEQPKFVITAQNAEQYKDKLTAGQMAMFKRYPETYKIRVFPTHRSVAVPDEIYEAAKKSAVNTELVEGGNGIANFTDSRYYAFPIPKNGLEVVWNHITRYRGGNVRRNIVQATPQTNGSYTMVHFEDEVAFPLGMADLDPERAKNALLFFKQRVTAPSRLAGNVLLVHDSLDQVKEPRQAWIYNAGQRRVRRAPQVAYDGPGTASDGMRTTDNFDMFSGAPDRYDWKLVGKKELFVPYNSYEIASSDLKYKDVIKAGHVNQDLARYELHRVWEIEATLKSGERNIYAKRRFFVDEDSWTIVQSELYDGRGQLWRVGEAHSLQYYQHKVPAYAFEALYDIISGRYIAIGMSNEEKPHEYGYRASARDFTPAALRNAGVR; encoded by the coding sequence ATGAAAACAACAAGAAAGCTATTCAGTGTCTTGGCCTTCTCTCTGCTTGCGAGCAGTGTGATGGCTGCCGTTTCCCCTGAAGAAGCCGCCAAGCTCGGTACATCACTGACGCCGCTGGGCGCGGAAAAAGCCGGTAACGCTGACGGCAGCATCCCTGAGTGGACCGGTGGTCTCAAGACCGACGCCGCGCCGCTCAAGAACGGGCATCTGACCAATCCCTTCAAGGACGAACAGCCCAAGTTCGTCATCACCGCGCAGAATGCCGAGCAGTACAAGGACAAGCTGACTGCAGGCCAGATGGCGATGTTCAAACGCTATCCGGAAACCTACAAGATTCGCGTGTTCCCCACTCACCGGTCGGTCGCCGTGCCGGATGAAATCTACGAAGCTGCGAAGAAGAGTGCGGTGAATACCGAACTCGTCGAGGGCGGTAACGGTATCGCCAACTTCACCGACAGTCGCTATTACGCATTTCCGATCCCTAAAAACGGGCTGGAAGTAGTGTGGAACCACATTACTCGCTATCGCGGCGGCAACGTGCGTCGCAATATCGTTCAGGCCACTCCGCAAACCAATGGCAGCTACACCATGGTCCACTTTGAGGACGAGGTGGCGTTTCCACTGGGTATGGCTGACCTGGATCCGGAGCGCGCCAAGAACGCGCTGCTGTTCTTCAAGCAACGTGTGACGGCACCGTCCCGCCTGGCCGGTAACGTACTGCTGGTGCATGACTCGTTGGATCAGGTGAAGGAGCCGCGTCAGGCCTGGATCTACAACGCCGGTCAGCGTCGTGTTCGCCGTGCGCCACAGGTTGCATATGACGGCCCAGGTACCGCTTCTGACGGCATGCGCACCACCGATAACTTCGATATGTTCAGTGGCGCACCAGATCGTTATGACTGGAAGCTGGTCGGCAAGAAAGAACTCTTCGTGCCGTACAACAGCTACGAAATTGCATCCAGCGACCTGAAGTACAAGGATGTGATCAAGGCCGGTCACGTCAATCAGGACTTGGCGCGTTATGAGCTTCACCGTGTTTGGGAAATCGAAGCCACACTCAAGAGTGGCGAGCGCAACATCTACGCCAAGCGTCGGTTCTTCGTTGATGAAGACAGCTGGACCATTGTCCAGTCGGAACTGTATGACGGTCGTGGCCAGCTCTGGCGTGTAGGTGAAGCCCATTCGCTGCAGTACTACCAGCACAAGGTCCCGGCTTACGCTTTCGAAGCGCTCTACGACATCATTTCTGGCCGCTACATCGCGATCGGTATGAGCAACGAGGAGAAGCCTCACGAGTACGGCTACCGTGCCTCGGCTCGAGACTTCACGCCGGCTGCGCTGCGCAATGCGGGGGTGCGCTGA
- a CDS encoding LuxR C-terminal-related transcriptional regulator produces the protein MSVRFIPDALSAEASAAEQLASIPRLPPLHVGRPRLVEALLETDCRLRLICAPAGFGKTVLMGECARLVPDGTRLVWLDLGGRSCTVQALFAQLSDALGERAAMNLGCENDMLSLLRRVRQPLWIMLDDYPRDYSPELDACLDMLLDMSPAPISWWVSSRRQPAWKLPRLLLQGHLFEFEAEALAFTAEELEQVLQVHRLTLSPESFQQLQRGMEGWPAGVCLMLLQADEQALRERLLAGTPLLRDYVQREVMAGLSDEVRRALMALARMPRFSAELCDHVLDGVGREILDILKTLQLFIRQIDNCGEWFRLWKPLVLMLQRSAESSAPTQVHLRACQWFASRGEMREAVEHALWAGQPEVAANYLQRYGQEQLLIGDNVSRFLKWRSELPQDLFASTTRLIVLQGWALIISARLDEVDDCLAELAKFFPQPDARRQAQLLAQWQALRGFLARLRGEPEARQNCLQALEVLSDHAWAQRVLCYQVLTQQAMAEGELELAQQYNSEGMKLARLKGSVLYEVMLSVDRIQLLELTGEFERAVGVLSEALQTLRESVRHSPLIGRLQLLQGHLLAYQGLDAPAQEAYQLGKAETETCGDSYCFFGYVGLAELAARNQEFACAYHWLRDAERLSQWRHVPEARFRGILPLINGVAWLHQGELRKARAALGQVLALYEGPGYLSPSGFYELLPRVRRYLAVIDILDGQPAKAIAALRDQIEQNMRVQRLGLACECRFSLAEALHADGQMVEAELELRLALGEAARQNLVKPLYELHHRQPQWLASVLSSQKGESLRQRLLRYEREPEALLPAPDETVLSNRELTVLRLIAQGCSNQEIAEQLFISLHTVKTHARRINTKLGVARRTQAVAKAKALAWL, from the coding sequence ATGTCCGTACGCTTCATTCCTGATGCGCTCAGTGCAGAGGCAAGCGCCGCAGAGCAACTTGCGTCAATTCCTCGGTTGCCACCGCTTCACGTTGGGCGGCCGAGATTGGTCGAGGCGCTGCTTGAGACCGATTGTCGCTTACGTTTGATCTGCGCGCCGGCAGGATTTGGCAAGACCGTGCTGATGGGCGAATGTGCTCGGCTGGTGCCCGACGGCACTCGTCTGGTGTGGCTGGATCTGGGCGGGCGCAGCTGTACCGTTCAGGCTCTTTTCGCTCAACTGAGCGATGCGCTTGGGGAGCGGGCCGCCATGAATTTGGGATGCGAGAACGATATGCTCTCGCTATTGCGGCGTGTCCGGCAGCCGCTATGGATCATGCTCGACGACTACCCGCGTGATTACAGTCCTGAGCTTGATGCTTGCCTCGATATGCTCCTCGACATGAGCCCCGCTCCAATTAGCTGGTGGGTGTCGAGCCGTCGACAACCGGCGTGGAAGCTGCCGCGCCTCCTGTTGCAGGGCCATCTTTTCGAATTCGAAGCCGAGGCGTTGGCGTTCACTGCCGAGGAGCTCGAGCAGGTACTTCAAGTGCATCGCCTGACACTCTCGCCGGAGAGCTTTCAGCAGTTGCAGAGGGGGATGGAGGGTTGGCCGGCCGGCGTCTGCCTGATGCTGCTGCAGGCCGATGAGCAGGCGCTGCGTGAACGCCTGCTTGCCGGAACGCCGCTGCTGCGTGATTACGTCCAACGTGAAGTCATGGCTGGGTTAAGCGACGAAGTACGCCGCGCGCTGATGGCGCTGGCACGCATGCCCCGATTCTCTGCCGAGCTTTGCGATCATGTGCTCGACGGCGTAGGCCGCGAAATTCTCGATATTCTCAAGACTCTTCAGCTGTTCATTCGGCAGATCGATAATTGCGGCGAGTGGTTTCGACTGTGGAAGCCGCTCGTGCTAATGCTGCAGCGCTCGGCCGAAAGCTCGGCGCCGACTCAGGTGCATCTACGCGCCTGCCAATGGTTCGCCAGCCGTGGCGAAATGCGTGAGGCAGTCGAGCACGCGCTATGGGCAGGACAACCTGAAGTGGCGGCGAACTACCTGCAGCGTTACGGACAGGAACAACTACTAATCGGGGACAACGTTTCCCGCTTTCTGAAATGGCGAAGCGAGCTGCCTCAGGATCTGTTTGCCAGCACTACGCGACTGATCGTTTTGCAGGGGTGGGCGCTGATTATTTCGGCGCGTCTCGACGAGGTAGACGACTGTCTGGCTGAACTGGCCAAGTTCTTTCCACAGCCGGATGCCCGTCGGCAGGCGCAGCTATTGGCGCAATGGCAGGCTCTGCGAGGATTTCTTGCGCGCCTGCGCGGCGAGCCCGAGGCGCGGCAGAACTGTCTTCAGGCGCTGGAGGTCTTGTCCGATCATGCTTGGGCGCAGCGTGTGCTTTGCTATCAGGTTCTGACACAGCAGGCCATGGCCGAAGGCGAGCTTGAGCTAGCTCAGCAATACAACAGCGAAGGGATGAAGCTCGCCCGTCTTAAGGGCAGCGTGCTTTATGAGGTGATGCTCAGCGTCGATCGCATTCAACTGTTAGAGCTGACAGGCGAGTTCGAACGTGCGGTTGGGGTTCTGAGCGAGGCACTTCAGACTTTGCGCGAGTCAGTACGGCACAGCCCGCTCATTGGCCGACTGCAGTTGCTGCAGGGGCATTTGCTGGCCTACCAGGGCCTCGATGCGCCGGCGCAGGAGGCCTATCAGCTCGGTAAGGCCGAGACTGAAACCTGCGGCGATTCCTACTGTTTCTTTGGCTACGTCGGGCTCGCCGAGCTCGCGGCTCGCAATCAGGAGTTTGCCTGCGCTTACCATTGGCTGCGTGACGCCGAGCGCCTGTCGCAGTGGCGCCATGTACCGGAGGCAAGGTTTCGCGGCATCCTGCCTTTGATAAACGGCGTGGCCTGGTTGCATCAGGGCGAGTTGCGTAAAGCACGAGCCGCGCTAGGTCAGGTATTGGCGTTGTACGAGGGGCCGGGTTATTTGTCTCCGTCCGGTTTCTACGAGCTACTGCCGAGAGTGCGGCGCTATCTTGCGGTAATAGATATTCTCGACGGGCAGCCAGCGAAGGCGATCGCAGCCCTGCGCGATCAGATCGAGCAGAACATGCGAGTTCAGCGGCTAGGCCTGGCCTGTGAATGCCGTTTCAGTCTGGCTGAGGCACTGCATGCCGACGGTCAGATGGTCGAGGCGGAGCTGGAACTGCGTCTGGCACTCGGGGAAGCTGCACGGCAAAACCTAGTTAAACCCTTGTATGAGCTGCACCACCGCCAACCGCAATGGCTGGCGAGCGTGCTTTCTTCGCAAAAGGGCGAGTCACTACGGCAGCGGTTGTTGAGATACGAGCGCGAGCCAGAGGCGCTGTTGCCGGCACCTGATGAGACGGTGCTTAGCAATCGGGAGCTGACGGTATTGCGGCTGATCGCTCAGGGTTGTTCCAATCAGGAGATTGCCGAACAGCTATTCATATCGCTGCATACGGTCAAGACACATGCGCGCAGGATCAACACCAAGCTGGGAGTCGCGCGCCGAACGCAGGCTGTGGCCAAGGCAAAGGCGCTTGCTTGGCTATGA
- a CDS encoding DUF3509 domain-containing protein, with protein sequence MTSPFQKISDVFRPRYNVNFSIEKPDGSILLTLTGAEGVAVKRYISTDQWRDQQQLQRLITSLQVSLAIERGDQVSSRMVRGGLHPAPL encoded by the coding sequence ATGACGAGTCCATTCCAGAAGATTAGCGATGTGTTTCGTCCCCGCTACAACGTCAATTTCAGCATCGAGAAGCCGGATGGCAGCATCCTGCTGACCCTGACCGGTGCAGAAGGCGTAGCTGTAAAGCGCTATATCAGTACCGACCAATGGCGTGACCAACAGCAGCTGCAGCGTCTGATTACCAGCCTGCAGGTCAGCCTTGCCATCGAACGCGGTGACCAGGTGTCATCACGCATGGTGCGCGGAGGCTTGCATCCGGCTCCTCTGTAA
- a CDS encoding YebG family protein yields the protein MAVEVVYRSSRDLERLFMDKAEADRHDKMLELAEALAAVLQQASPSLSEKQAEDIGIYMARHRDLFAKAFKSSPEALAELTTQT from the coding sequence ATGGCCGTCGAAGTGGTGTACCGCAGCAGTCGGGACCTGGAGCGCTTGTTCATGGATAAAGCCGAAGCCGATCGTCATGACAAGATGCTGGAGCTGGCCGAGGCACTGGCTGCCGTCCTGCAGCAAGCCTCCCCATCGCTGAGCGAAAAACAGGCCGAAGATATCGGGATCTACATGGCAAGGCATCGGGATCTGTTCGCCAAGGCATTCAAGAGCAGCCCCGAGGCGCTGGCCGAACTGACGACGCAGACATGA
- a CDS encoding multidrug transporter: MLIGALLILTWLVLLIRYPLRAVPISLGATLGLALVAGWVIWQEHREEQLLARIEIQLTHDPRRCSGAQPLHVHLKNHTDKKLQSLQWEVAAYSPGSRTNLARRAYDAPTYQGPGDLLPGASWESCLPLPLLRSGYRAATLEFQADRLQGHFAN; the protein is encoded by the coding sequence ATGCTGATCGGCGCCCTGCTCATTCTCACGTGGCTGGTGCTGCTGATTCGCTATCCACTCAGAGCCGTGCCCATTTCGCTGGGAGCTACACTCGGCCTCGCACTGGTCGCCGGCTGGGTTATCTGGCAGGAGCATAGAGAAGAGCAACTGCTCGCTCGCATCGAGATTCAGTTGACTCACGACCCCCGTCGTTGCTCCGGCGCACAGCCATTGCACGTGCACCTGAAAAACCACACCGACAAGAAGCTGCAAAGTCTGCAATGGGAAGTGGCGGCTTACTCGCCAGGTTCACGCACCAACCTGGCGCGACGCGCCTATGACGCCCCGACGTATCAAGGGCCTGGCGATTTGCTGCCTGGAGCCAGTTGGGAGTCCTGTTTGCCGCTACCGCTGCTGCGTAGCGGCTACCGCGCGGCTACGCTGGAGTTCCAAGCCGACCGGTTGCAGGGGCATTTTGCCAACTGA
- a CDS encoding DciA family protein, with amino-acid sequence MAFRPSPARAPAALLREVKPLRALFGEALRIDRLQHLLESQLQPAAREHCRVASWREGCLLLIVTDGHWATRLRYQQRRLQRQLEALEEFAGLTRIQFKVQPPPPPRHTPARTQPLSSNAANSIQAAADSIRDPNLRAALERLASRGKTEG; translated from the coding sequence ATGGCCTTTCGCCCGTCACCAGCCCGCGCACCGGCGGCCCTGTTGCGCGAAGTAAAGCCGCTCCGAGCGCTATTCGGCGAAGCCCTTCGCATTGATCGCCTGCAACATTTGCTGGAAAGCCAACTACAGCCCGCCGCCCGCGAGCATTGTCGTGTGGCATCTTGGCGCGAGGGCTGCCTGCTGCTGATCGTCACTGATGGCCACTGGGCCACACGACTGCGCTACCAGCAGCGGCGACTGCAGCGTCAGTTAGAGGCGCTCGAAGAATTTGCCGGATTGACTCGCATCCAGTTCAAAGTGCAGCCGCCGCCTCCACCGAGGCACACCCCGGCTCGCACGCAACCACTTTCGAGCAACGCCGCAAACAGCATTCAGGCGGCGGCCGATAGCATCCGCGACCCCAATTTGCGCGCCGCACTGGAACGCCTGGCCAGTCGTGGCAAAACGGAAGGCTGA